Below is a genomic region from Caulobacter sp. FWC26.
ACCTCTCTACGACGCCCAGTTGACTGCGCCCGTGGCGCGTTGGCTCGAAAAGCATGGCGTCACGGTCTATCTCGGCGCGAAGGCCCTGGGTCAGGACCAGGAGGGCCTGCTGATCCAGACGGCGGGGGGCGAGCGCCAACTGGTCGTGCCGGCCGAGCGCATCCTCGTGACCGTGGGCCGCAAGCCCCAAACCGAGGGCTGGGGGCTCGACCAAATGGCGCTGGCGATGGACGGGCCATTCGTAAGGGTCGATGAGCGCTGTGCGACGTCCACCACCAACGTCTGGGCGATCGGCGATTTGGTCGGGGAGCCCATGTTGGCCCACAAGGCGTCAGCCCAGGGCGAGATGGTCGCCGAGATCATCGCGGGCCGCCGGCGCCGGTTCGAACCGGTCGCCATCGCGGCGGTGTGTTTCACCGAGCCGGAGATCGTCAGCGTTGGGCTGACGCCCGATCAGGCTCCTGAAGGCGTCGAGACCGTCGTGGGTCAATTCCCGTTCCAGGCCAATGGCCGCGCGCTGTCGATGCAGGCTGGGGACGATGGCGGCTTTGTTCGGATCCTGGCGCGCAAGTCCGATCATCGGATCCTCGGCATTCAGGCCGTCGGCCGCCACTGTTCGGAATTGGCCGGGGAGTTCGCCACCCTGATGGAAGTGGGCGGCGTCCTGGAGGACGTCGCCGGCGTCATCCATGTCCATCCCACCCTGGGCGAGGCCATCCACGAGAGCGCCCTTAAGGCGCTCGGTCACGCCATTCACATTTGACGCCCGGAACCTGATCATGAGCATTCCCTTCGCGCCCCAGTCGATGGAGTTCGGCTTGGGCGAAACCGTCGATATGATCCGCGATACGACCGCGCGCTGGGCCGCCGACCGGCTGGCGCCGCGCGCCGCCGAGATCGACGAAACCAACACCTTCGCGCGCGACCTGTGGCCCGAGATGGGCGCGCTGGGCCTGCATGGCGTCACGGTCGAGGAAGAGTTCGGCGGCCTGGGCCTAGGCTATCTCGAGCACGTCGTGGCCATGGAGGAAGTGTCGCGCGCCTCGGCCTCGATCGGACTGAGCTACGGCGCTCACTCCAATCTCTGCGTCAATCAGATTCGGCGCTGGGGCACGCCCGAACAGAAGCGCAGATACCTGCCCAAGCTGATTTCAGGCGAACACCTTGGATCGCTGGCCATGTCGGAGGCCGGTTCGGGATCGGACGTCATGTCCATGCGGACGCGAGCCGAGAAGAGGGGCGACCGCTACGTGCTGAACGGCACGAAATTCTGGATCACCAATTCTCCGACCGCGGACACCCTGGTCGTCTATGTGCGCACGGGGGAGGGGAGCGGTGGCGTCACGACCTTCCTGATCGAGAAGGGGATGAAGGGCTTCAGCGTTTCCAAGAAGCTCGACAAGATGGGCATGCGCGGGTCGGACACCGCCGAGCTGGTGTTTGAGGACTGCGAGGTCCCGGAGGAAAACGTCATGGGTCCCGTCGGCGGCGGGGCGGGGATCTTGATGAGCGGCCTCGACTACGAGCGTACGGTCCTGTCCGGCGGCCCGCTCGGTATCATGCAGGCGGCCCTCGACGTGGTCCTGCCCTACATCCGCGAAAGAAGGCAATTCGGCAAGGCGATCGGTTCATTCCAGCTGATGCAGGCCAAGGTCGCCGACATGTACGTCGCCCTAAACTCGGCCCGAGCCTACGTCTATGCGGTGGCGCGGGCCTGCGACGCGGGCAAGACCACGCGCTTCGACGCGGCGGGGGCGATTTTGCTGGCTTCGGAGAACGCCGTGAAGGTCAGCCTGGAGGCTGTGCAGGCTTTGGGCGGCGCCGGCTACACTAAGGAGTGGCCCGTCGAACGGCTCGTTCGGGACGCGAAGCTCTATGACATCGGCGCCGGCACCAACGAGATTCGCCGTTTCCTGATCGGCCGGGAGCTGCTGGGCTCGTGAGCGCGCCGGTCCTGACATCGTCGCTCTCGCCCCAGAGCGACACGTTCTTGGCCAATGCGCGCCATAACCGCGCTCTGGTCGACGCCCTCCGCGCCGCTGTCGGCAAGGCAAGCCTGGGCGGAGACGCGCGCGCTCGAGAGCGCCATGTCTCTCGCGGCAAGCTGCTGCCGCGCGACCGCGTCGATCGGCTCCTGGACCCCGGGTCGCCTTTCCTGGAGATCGGCCAGTTGGCCGCCAACGGCATGTACGCGACCGCCGCGGACGCCGAAGGCGCGCCAGGCGCTGGGATGATCTGCGGCATTGGCCGAGTGGCGGGGCGCCAGGTGATGATCGTCTGCAATGACCCGACCGTGAAGGGCGGCGCCTATTTTCCGATGACGGTGAAGAAGCACCTGCGCGCCCAGGAGATCGCCGAGCAGAACTATCTGCCCTGCGTCTATCTGGTCGACAGCGGCGGCGCCAACCTGCCCCATCAGGCCGAAGTGTTCCCCGACCGCGAGCACTTTGGCCGCATCTTCTTCAACCAGGCGAACATGTCCGCCAAGGGCATCCCGCAGATCGCCTGTGTCATGGGCTCCTGCACCGCCGGCGGCGCCTATGTCCCAGCGATGAGCGACGAAACGGTCATCGTCCGTAACCAGGGCACCATCTTTCTCGCCGGGCCGCCGCTGGTGAAGGCGGCCACGGGCGAGGTCATCTCGGCCGAGGATTTGGGCGGGGCCGACACCCACGGGCGCAAATCCGGCGTCGTCGATCATGTCGCCGACAATGACGAGCACGCCCTGACCATCGTTCGCGACATCGTCTCGACCCTGCCGCCGCAGGCCACGCCGCCGATCAACCTTTCGGCCGTACAGCCGCCGAAATACGCGGCCGAGGAGCTTTATGGCGTGACGCCGCAGGATGTGCGCGCCCCCTACGATGTGCGCGAGGTGATCGCCCGGATCGTCGACGGCTCGGCGTTCCATGAGTTCAAGGCGCTGTACGGCGCGAGCCTGGTCTGCGGCTTCGCCCACATCTGGGGCCTGCCCGTGGCGATCCTGGCCAACAACGGCGTCCTGTTCTCCGAAAGCGCCCAGAAGGGCGCGCACTTCATCGAGCTGGCCTGTCAGCGCAAAGTCCCGCTGTTGTTCCTGCAGAACATCTCGGGCTTCATGGTCGGCGGCAAGTACGAAGCCGAGGGCATTGCCAAGCATGGCGCCAAGCTGGTCACGGCCGTGGCCACGGCCAGCGTGCCGAAGATCACCGTCCTGATCGGGGGCTCGTTCGGCGCTGGCAATTACGGCATGTGCGGTCGGGCCTACAGTCCGCGTTTCCTGTTCACCTGGCCCAATTCGCGGATTTCGGTGATGGGCGGCGAACAGGCCGCCAGCGTGCTGGCCACCGTCCACCGCGACGCGGCCAAGTGGACGCCCGAGGAGGCCGAGGCCTTCAAGGCGCCGATCCGTCAAAAGTACGAAGACGAGGGCAACCCCTACTACGCGACCGCCCGGCTGTGGGACGACGGCATCATCGACCCGGCTCAAACGCGCGACGTGCTGGGGCTGGCCTTGGCCGCCACGCTGAACGCGCCCCTGCCCGAACGCCCCGCGTTCGGTGTGTTCCGGATGTGACGTCCATGATCGAGTCCCTGCTTATCGCCAATCGCGGCGAGATCGCCTGTCGCATCA
It encodes:
- the lpdA gene encoding dihydrolipoyl dehydrogenase; translated protein: MTETLRPKVLVIGGGPGGYVAAIRAGQLGLDTVLVESGRLGGACLTRGCIPSKALIHAAGLYEEAVMASAETGRFGIHLNQAPTLRFEETVGWKDAIVDRLSGGVGGLLRKAKVKSVVGWASFSDAKTCTVETPEGPVTIRPEHVILATGATAVELPFLPFGGRVISSTEALSLPEVPATLAVVGGGYIGLELGIAFAKLGSKVTIIEAMDRLLPLYDAQLTAPVARWLEKHGVTVYLGAKALGQDQEGLLIQTAGGERQLVVPAERILVTVGRKPQTEGWGLDQMALAMDGPFVRVDERCATSTTNVWAIGDLVGEPMLAHKASAQGEMVAEIIAGRRRRFEPVAIAAVCFTEPEIVSVGLTPDQAPEGVETVVGQFPFQANGRALSMQAGDDGGFVRILARKSDHRILGIQAVGRHCSELAGEFATLMEVGGVLEDVAGVIHVHPTLGEAIHESALKALGHAIHI
- a CDS encoding isovaleryl-CoA dehydrogenase, translated to MSIPFAPQSMEFGLGETVDMIRDTTARWAADRLAPRAAEIDETNTFARDLWPEMGALGLHGVTVEEEFGGLGLGYLEHVVAMEEVSRASASIGLSYGAHSNLCVNQIRRWGTPEQKRRYLPKLISGEHLGSLAMSEAGSGSDVMSMRTRAEKRGDRYVLNGTKFWITNSPTADTLVVYVRTGEGSGGVTTFLIEKGMKGFSVSKKLDKMGMRGSDTAELVFEDCEVPEENVMGPVGGGAGILMSGLDYERTVLSGGPLGIMQAALDVVLPYIRERRQFGKAIGSFQLMQAKVADMYVALNSARAYVYAVARACDAGKTTRFDAAGAILLASENAVKVSLEAVQALGGAGYTKEWPVERLVRDAKLYDIGAGTNEIRRFLIGRELLGS
- a CDS encoding carboxyl transferase domain-containing protein, with amino-acid sequence MSAPVLTSSLSPQSDTFLANARHNRALVDALRAAVGKASLGGDARARERHVSRGKLLPRDRVDRLLDPGSPFLEIGQLAANGMYATAADAEGAPGAGMICGIGRVAGRQVMIVCNDPTVKGGAYFPMTVKKHLRAQEIAEQNYLPCVYLVDSGGANLPHQAEVFPDREHFGRIFFNQANMSAKGIPQIACVMGSCTAGGAYVPAMSDETVIVRNQGTIFLAGPPLVKAATGEVISAEDLGGADTHGRKSGVVDHVADNDEHALTIVRDIVSTLPPQATPPINLSAVQPPKYAAEELYGVTPQDVRAPYDVREVIARIVDGSAFHEFKALYGASLVCGFAHIWGLPVAILANNGVLFSESAQKGAHFIELACQRKVPLLFLQNISGFMVGGKYEAEGIAKHGAKLVTAVATASVPKITVLIGGSFGAGNYGMCGRAYSPRFLFTWPNSRISVMGGEQAASVLATVHRDAAKWTPEEAEAFKAPIRQKYEDEGNPYYATARLWDDGIIDPAQTRDVLGLALAATLNAPLPERPAFGVFRM